The genomic segment GCATAAAATCTTCGTCACATTGTCTGGACAAAAATACAGCTGCAGTTTATCAAAGTGCCACAAAATGTACAGCAAAATTAATGGTTTTGTCTGAGGATGAGTTGTACACGGAGGTATTACGTTACTGGTCTCATTTATAAGAcggtttatttaaaaataccggGTATCAAATAATCTATCTTTCGAATTCCCTTAGATTAGCAGTTCATGTTTAGAATGATTTTTAACCCATTAGAGGCCAAATAAAAACGcacatgttaatttttaatttttctttatttattcatgaaagaggagtacaaaaacaaataaatctgctcgaaaatgaaaaaaaaacattttttcagGAAATTACAGGGGTGTACCCAAATTGGCACAGTGGCCACCTAAGAGTGAAAATCAGCGAAACACGATTTTTCTATACAGAGTGTTTTCTTGCATTTTTTGCACCCCCAACGGCTTCTATTATGACAAACAACACACCGTACACGTTTCACAAGTTTTTCAGGGACGTGGTTCTTACCATCTAATTGTAACCCATCAATATTTGATGACGAAGGACGAGTGTTTTGTTTCTGAATTGAATGCCTGAGGTAGTATCTGGCTATGTTTCGCCTAAACAACAATTGGTCCATGGGATCTTCTTTAGCAAGGACATGTAGACGCCATGCGTTTGCTATGGTCATGTCAATCATGTAGGTAAATAGAACCCACCACCATTTCTTGCCATGAATCCCAATCCTATAGAGTGATATCGACTGGTCTAATTCATCCACTCCACCCATgcctttattgtaattttgaaaGAGATGTGGAATCGTCACCTCAGCCTTCTCCTTTTTTTCTGGACACCATCTCTTTACAAGTCCTAAAGGCTCATATGAGTCGTAATTGGTAGCCATTGTGCAAATACTGTTATCTTTCCAGCGGACCAAaagaatttcattatttttatcaaacctGTAGTCATATACTGCTCGTGATTTTTTCATCATTTCCTTTACAGACGATAATGGGCATTTTTTGGTACGATTTTCTCTCACAGTTCCAGTGGCCCGAAATCCTGACTGACGTAAGTCATAGAGTAGATCACAGctggtaaaaaaattatcaaaaaatactttatgatTTGCAGCATTCGTCGTCAATTTATTGAGTAGCAATTTTACTACTCTTGTACCAAGTGGCTCAGTGGTCGGCGTGGTAGACTTTCCACAGTAAATATCAAAGCTATAACAATATCCTGAAGAACTTGCAGCAACCCAATTCTTGTAACCAAACCGAACAGGTTTGCCTCGAATAAATTGCTTGGCTGGATGATGGCCATAGTACCGAATCATTGATTCGTCGATTGAAATAAACTCGTGAAAAATACCCCActggttatattttttcatgagTACTTCGGACAATTTTCGGACCTTGAACATTTTATCAGAAGTAGTCGAAGCATCATTATTGTCTACCAAATGCAAGTTTCGTTTGATTTCTCTAAATCTATTTCTTGACATCGCTTTTGACACGACTTCTACGCCAACATCTTCATCCAAAGACCAATACATGTGTTCTCGAGGTAACTTATGGTAACCTGAAAGAATGAGTATTCCAAAAAATATCCTTAGCTCTTCAGTTGTGACACAAAAGTTGTGTCTATTATTTTGGCTCGCATAAAGATTGCTAAAGTGTACAATCATCTCAAATACTTCATCATCAAAAAGCTTTTCAAAAATTTGAACAGGAGTCAAATCTTTTAGTTGCTCTTTCACATGGTTCTCACAGAGTAACCGTTCCTCAGTTTCTTCGTATTGAGTAGAATAGTTAGGAGCACACTTTCGCCAAATTGGAATATTCAAGGCTTGACGACGAGATGGTACAGTGTTTCTGGATTGCTCTGCATGTGATGTACTACCTGTGTCTTTACGTGCTTTTTTTGCAGCCAAAGGCTCATCATCACTACTGTCACCAGAGTCTGAAAGACTACCAATATTGTGAACAAATACTTCAATGTTACCAGGAACGTCATTTGGTAAGCTCGACGGCATCAAATCTTCGTCGAAACCCTCTTCTTCATCAGTAACAATACTTGGATCTGGAGGAATAATGGCTAGGTCATACTCCAAACCGTCATCACTATCCTCTATTATGTCATGAATGGCATCCTCAAGTCCTCTGTAGTTATTACTGGCGCTAAAAGTCTGTTTTCGACTCATCTTGAAGTCCTGAAATGAATATTCAATTATTGCACACTTGTAGCCACTGTACCAAAATTGGCACACCAATATTTACTTGACCGTATAATTGCATACATAAGATAAAAGTTactaaatttacatataaacgtTTGTccaatatcttattttataataactaaaacCACTATCACGATATCGTACATCGACCTGtcgtataagtaaataatatgcaCTTACCTCGATGCTTCTATAAATAGATATTcttaatttatgaaaacaatatcacttttgatgttttatgcttttatttaattttttaccatAAGCGCACTCTTTTGCCTTCACAACTACGCAACAGAACATACACTGGTGTCAACACTTTTTTTATCTACCCTCAAAAAATAAGTGTTCCCAAATTGGCACGGTGGTCAAGAATGGGTTGGTTTAAACTCGTACCTACTTAAACTGCAAAATTGTAGTGGttcattaaatatatctatcttcaaatttaaaacttcGAACTTATTGTATACATAGTCTCAGAATGAAATGGCTGAGCCATACACGGATAGACATGacgaattttaatgaaatcagTTTTATCCATTCTGCTAGTAAACGCTAAACATTTCTAGCATAGCTTGCTATGATAAAGTAGGTaaccaaaaagttattttgtctATGAACTTAATCGaaaaaatcgtaaaaaaaatattcataatataCTTTAACAACACTGAATTTTGCGGAAATGGTCAGGATTACGTCTTATCCTCTCTGATTgagtaagtttttaatttgaagtgGCACCCGTCTTCAGACGGATGAAgtgaccttcgcaacctttaGAGCTGAACCCTACCCGTATCGGAACATGGTtaggttacacatccagttgcctgactGAAAGAAAAacaggtttcctcactatGTTTTCATTCAATCTAAGAGCACCGACTCACAATCAagcttatataaattataagaaatttatGAACTTGAACTTATTGAAGAGTTTAAGAAACCTACCGAATTACGAATAAAACCACACCTGTACGCCAAAGAAGGAGATTTAAAAACCGCTTGGCCGACGCTAATTCGCGCTTAGCGCTAATTAGTCAACTAATTTGTTAGTGAAACTAATGCTGTGCCACTCCACTAATTAGTTTGGTTGTTACACACTTAGATGGCGCGTCCAGATTATAAATTAACCTGACAGTAACTAGATCCAACTGGATACTGTTCGCATGGATCGTGGAATTTTCACACAGTTTCCTGGAATGTGTGCTTGTTTCCAAAATGGGAAGGAGAATGTGTAACATGCTACCTGTGAGCGGGTAAACGCTCGGTACACTTCAGTGTCGAAATTTCATAATTGTCACTAGGGCACGACCGCGGCTTTGCATTTTACAATGGGAAATCCAATTAATACATTCGAATTTCGGGAATCCTCTCTAAGTGCGCCTTTA from the Amyelois transitella isolate CPQ chromosome 25, ilAmyTran1.1, whole genome shotgun sequence genome contains:
- the LOC106137126 gene encoding piggyBac transposable element-derived protein 3-like; the encoded protein is MSRKQTFSASNNYRGLEDAIHDIIEDSDDGLEYDLAIIPPDPSIVTDEEEGFDEDLMPSSLPNDVPGNIEVFVHNIGSLSDSGDSSDDEPLAAKKARKDTGSTSHAEQSRNTVPSRRQALNIPIWRKCAPNYSTQYEETEERLLCENHVKEQLKDLTPVQIFEKLFDDEVFEMIVHFSNLYASQNNRHNFCVTTEELRIFFGILILSGYHKLPREHMYWSLDEDVGVEVVSKAMSRNRFREIKRNLHLVDNNDASTTSDKMFKVRKLSEVLMKKYNQWGIFHEFISIDESMIRYYGHHPAKQFIRGKPVRFGYKNWVAASSSGYCYSFDIYCGKSTTPTTEPLGTRVVKLLLNKLTTNAANHKVFFDNFFTSCDLLYDLRQSGFRATGTVRENRTKKCPLSSVKEMMKKSRAVYDYRFDKNNEILLVRWKDNSICTMATNYDSYEPLGLVKRWCPEKKEKAEVTIPHLFQNYNKGMGGVDELDQSISLYRIGIHGKKWWWVLFTYMIDMTIANAWRLHVLAKEDPMDQLLFRRNIARYYLRHSIQKQNTRPSSSNIDGLQLDGKNHVPEKLVKRVRCVVCHNRSRWGCKKCKKTLCIEKSCFADFHS